One window of the Leucobacter komagatae genome contains the following:
- a CDS encoding AI-2E family transporter, translated as MTEAPAPEPPAAEPKLVLHADTTQMDAEVREMYRDAREAAQDAEDEARVSPKREFTIGRPFALGFTVALGVLVALVVGDMVGQLSTILMYVVAALFIALGLDPVVRWLERHGVRRPLGIGIVFVGFILIIGGILAIVIPMIGNQVAQLVQSAPEIVRNLTSEQWYKDVNERFGEFIDFNAILKMGQDFIGKPSNWASVAGGVWQAGLGIANGLTAGLIVLILSLYFLSSLRTIKRGFYSVVPRSGRAKVIDITEQVTKSVGGYVNGMVVLALVNATLGFIMMTIVGVPFAGLVAVGVFLLALIPLIGSVLATVLVTAIALFNSPITALVAAIYYLIYMQLESYLLTPRIMNRVVSVPGSLVVIGALAGGTLLGLLGALIAIPVTAAVLMIIKQVWVPRQNAR; from the coding sequence GTGACGGAGGCGCCCGCGCCCGAACCGCCCGCGGCAGAGCCGAAGCTCGTGCTTCACGCAGACACGACGCAGATGGACGCCGAGGTGCGCGAGATGTACCGCGACGCCCGCGAAGCTGCGCAGGATGCAGAAGACGAGGCGCGCGTCAGCCCGAAGCGCGAGTTCACGATCGGGCGGCCGTTCGCGCTCGGCTTCACGGTCGCGCTTGGCGTGCTCGTCGCGCTCGTCGTCGGCGACATGGTCGGGCAGCTCTCCACGATCCTGATGTATGTGGTCGCCGCGCTCTTCATCGCGCTCGGGCTCGACCCGGTCGTGCGCTGGCTCGAGCGGCACGGGGTGCGGAGGCCGCTCGGCATCGGCATCGTGTTCGTCGGCTTCATTCTCATCATCGGCGGCATCCTCGCGATCGTCATCCCGATGATCGGCAACCAGGTCGCGCAGCTCGTGCAGAGCGCCCCCGAGATAGTCCGAAACCTTACGAGCGAGCAGTGGTACAAGGACGTGAACGAGCGCTTCGGCGAGTTCATCGACTTCAACGCGATCTTGAAGATGGGGCAGGACTTCATCGGGAAGCCCTCCAACTGGGCGTCGGTCGCCGGCGGCGTGTGGCAGGCGGGCCTCGGTATCGCGAACGGCCTCACCGCAGGCCTGATCGTGCTCATCCTGTCGCTCTACTTCCTCTCCTCGCTGCGCACGATCAAGCGCGGCTTCTACTCCGTGGTGCCGCGCTCGGGTCGCGCGAAGGTCATCGACATCACCGAGCAGGTGACGAAGTCGGTTGGTGGGTACGTGAACGGCATGGTCGTGCTCGCGCTCGTGAACGCGACGCTCGGCTTCATCATGATGACGATCGTCGGGGTGCCGTTCGCGGGCCTCGTCGCGGTCGGCGTCTTCCTGCTCGCGCTCATCCCGCTCATCGGCTCCGTCCTCGCGACGGTGCTCGTCACGGCGATCGCGCTGTTCAACTCGCCGATCACGGCGCTCGTCGCCGCGATCTACTACCTCATCTACATGCAGCTCGAGTCGTACCTGCTGACGCCGCGCATCATGAACCGCGTGGTGTCGGTGCCCGGCTCGCTCGTCGTCATCGGCGCGCTCGCCGGCGGTACGCTGCTCGGGCTGCTCGGTGCGCTCATCGCGATTCCCGTCACGGCGGCGGTGCTGATGATCATCAAGCAGGTGTGGGTGCCGCGCCAGAATGCGCGCTAG
- a CDS encoding CTP synthase yields the protein MGTNAEQSKTTKHIFVTGGVVSSLGKGLTAASLGNLLTARGLHVVMQKLDPYLNVDPGTMNPFEHGEVFVTDDGAETDLDIGHYERFLGINLSQAANVTTGQIYSEVIQKERRGDYLGATVQVIPHITNEIKRRMRLQAEQDPQPDVIITEIGGTVGDIESQPFLESARQVRHELGRKNVIFVHVSLVPFMGASGEQKTKPTQHSVAQLRSIGIQPDALVLRSDRPVTGDNLRKIALMCDVEESAVVNAIDVKSIYDLPQLLNSQGLDQTIVDHLQLTDRVTDVDWTGWRPVLDAVHNPKGEVTIGLVGKYIDLPDAYLSVTEALRAGGFAHSTKVNIEWIPSDSCETPEGAREHLSHLHAICVPGGFGIRGIEGKLGALRFARENGIPTLGICLGLQCMVIEYARNVAGLEGASSTEFDPETPVPVIATMAEQVEILGGGDLGGTMRLGLYEAKLAEGSLAAEVYGADTASERHRHRYEVNNEYRDQIAAAGLSFSGLSPDGGLVEYVELPRSVHPYYIATQAHPELRSRPGKPHPLFAGLAGAAIERREAASLFEVEETSAE from the coding sequence GTGGGCACAAACGCGGAACAGAGCAAAACAACCAAGCACATCTTCGTGACCGGTGGGGTTGTTTCCTCACTCGGCAAGGGCCTGACCGCCGCGAGTCTCGGTAATCTTCTTACCGCGCGCGGCCTGCATGTTGTCATGCAGAAGCTGGATCCCTACCTGAACGTCGACCCGGGAACGATGAACCCGTTCGAGCACGGCGAGGTCTTCGTGACCGACGACGGCGCTGAGACTGACCTCGACATCGGGCACTACGAGCGCTTCCTCGGCATCAATCTGTCTCAGGCGGCGAACGTGACGACCGGGCAGATCTACTCTGAGGTCATCCAGAAGGAGCGCCGCGGCGATTACCTCGGCGCGACCGTGCAGGTGATCCCGCACATCACGAACGAGATTAAGCGCCGGATGCGCCTGCAGGCTGAGCAGGACCCGCAGCCCGACGTCATCATCACCGAGATCGGTGGCACGGTCGGCGACATCGAGTCGCAGCCGTTCCTCGAGTCGGCGCGCCAGGTGCGCCACGAGCTCGGCCGCAAGAACGTCATCTTCGTGCACGTCTCGCTCGTGCCGTTCATGGGCGCCTCGGGCGAGCAGAAGACGAAGCCGACCCAGCACTCGGTCGCGCAGCTGCGCTCGATCGGTATCCAGCCCGACGCGCTCGTGCTCCGCTCCGACCGCCCGGTCACCGGCGACAACCTCCGCAAGATCGCGCTCATGTGCGATGTTGAGGAGAGCGCCGTCGTGAACGCGATCGACGTGAAGAGCATCTACGACCTCCCGCAGCTGCTGAACTCGCAGGGCCTCGACCAGACCATCGTCGATCACCTGCAGCTCACCGACCGCGTCACCGACGTTGACTGGACCGGCTGGCGCCCCGTGCTCGACGCGGTGCACAACCCGAAGGGTGAGGTCACGATCGGCCTCGTCGGCAAGTACATCGACCTCCCCGACGCGTATCTCTCGGTCACCGAGGCGCTCCGCGCAGGCGGCTTCGCGCACTCGACGAAGGTGAACATCGAGTGGATCCCGTCGGACTCATGCGAGACCCCCGAGGGCGCACGCGAGCACCTGTCGCACCTGCACGCCATCTGCGTTCCGGGTGGCTTCGGCATCCGCGGCATCGAGGGCAAGCTCGGCGCGCTCCGCTTTGCGCGTGAGAACGGTATCCCGACGCTCGGCATCTGCCTCGGCCTGCAGTGCATGGTCATCGAGTACGCGCGCAACGTCGCCGGGCTCGAGGGCGCGTCCTCGACCGAGTTCGACCCCGAGACCCCCGTCCCGGTCATCGCGACGATGGCGGAGCAGGTCGAGATCTTGGGCGGCGGCGATCTGGGCGGCACCATGCGCCTCGGCCTGTACGAGGCGAAGCTCGCTGAGGGCTCCCTCGCCGCGGAGGTCTACGGAGCCGACACCGCAAGCGAGCGCCACCGCCACCGCTACGAGGTGAACAACGAGTACCGCGACCAGATCGCGGCGGCGGGCCTCTCGTTCTCGGGTCTGAGCCCGGACGGCGGCCTCGTCGAGTATGTCGAGCTGCCCCGCAGCGTGCACCCGTACTACATCGCCACCCAGGCGCACCCCGAGCTGCGTTCGCGCCCCGGCAAGCCGCACCCGCTGTTCGCGGGCCTCGCGGGCGCCGCGATCGAGCGTCGCGAGGCGGCGAGCCTGTTCGAGGTCGAAGAGACCTCGGCGGAGTAA